The genomic stretch GATGACGACATCAACATCTGGATCATCAATGACATCATACACTTCTGTCGTGAGCACTTCCTTCGGCAAATCTACTTCTCTCTTTTTCTCTAAATCTTTTACAAGCACTTTTTTTATCGTAACCGGACAGCCGACCTGATGCATAAGCTTATCCTGATGGTCTTGAATAATTTTAACGACACCGCTTCCGACGGTACCTAAACCTAAAAGCCCTACACGAATCGCTTTCAAAAAAACTCCACCTTTCTTTTGATTGTCCTCTTGGAAAAGACAATTGTTAACTCAACACAGACATATAAGTTACAAACATTATATAAGCCCGCTCCTGTTTTGACAAGACATCATTAGGCTGAATTTTGCGAATGTAAACGCTTAACGCATTGATATGACAAGATTCTTTATTTTCTAATTATTTTTGTCAGATTTTCTCCTCACCTTGAGCTGCCTTTGCCGAGCCAGCTGACGCGTGGAACAAACAGCTTCTGCGCCCGCATATTCATGAATTCCTGCGCTGTATTGAGAAATTGTTCATAACGCCCACAGTCATTAAGAATGAAGTCAAGCTGTTCTTCAAAATAATGCTTTTCTGATTCTGATGACATGTAATAGCTTTCTACGATTTCAAAATAATGAAGCGGGAAAAGCAGACGGCTGTATAAAAGGCGTTTCGAAAATGAAGACAGCGGTGTGACTTGCTCGTATTCCTGTAAAAAGAGAAAGCCCTGCTGATTAAAATCTTGTCTGTGATGCAAAAACGTATGCCTCATATATTCAGCCAAATCACGGGAAGCGTGGTCAAACACCCAATCCGCCGGAATCCTGATCAATGATTCCGGTGACCATGTATGCCTTTCCATCCGCTGATGGCATATCGTTCCTGAATCAGCGGCTTGGGGCTTGTCATCCAGCTCAGTGTCCACTAAATATTGTATCGCGTTTTCTGACAGTCCTAAATAATATGGAAATGATTCGATCATTTTTTTATCGAATGGCTCATGCGGAGGGGTCTGAACCTTTCTCTGCCAAAATGCTTCCAGCTGATCAATTCGTTTTCCCCACAGATCCTTCCACTGGCCGATTCTTCCGGCCGCCTTCACCTCATATGGATATCCTCGGCCTTTTCGGTGAAATTCCGCAAGCTCCGCTCCAATGGAGAACGCCCTGTTTGAATAAGGGGGGGCCGCCTTCAGCAGAGCGTACGTTTTTCCCTCATGTTCAAATGTCAGTTCACCTTCTTTTGTAAAGATAAAAACCGAAACGTATGGGTCACTTTGTTCTTGTAAATACTGACTCATGTAATAAAGCTCCGCCAGCTCTGTTTCTGAGAATTGGGAAACGGGGACAATCAGAAAGTATGAATTAGGCGTCTGAAAGCATTGATATGTGTGCTGGTACATGGAAAGCTGCCTGATGTGAATGCCGTATTTTTCTTTTATTGTACCTTTCACCATGATCACCTGCCTGTTGAATTAGGGCTCATCACATCGTAGTCATACACAGCCGGAATTATGAATACATATTTTAATCCGAAGAAGGCGCAAGAAAAAGTCGTAAACTTCTCAAGCATTTTGTATAAACTAGTAAAAAAGATTGGGTGAAGCTGATGTCAGAAAACGAACAATTCAGTCAGATGGAAGCTAAAGCAAGAGCACGGATGAAGGAGCGCGGCGTTGAGGTATCAGACATTGCCGAGCTTGTCTTTTTTCTGCAGAAAAAATATCATCCGGATTTAACCATTGATGAATGCACGCTGAACGTCAATCGTGTTCTCGCAAAACGCGAGGTGCAAAACGCGATTTTAACGGGCATTGAATTGGATGTTCTTGCTGAGCAGAAAAAATTGTCTGAACCGCTGCAAACGATGCTGGAAATAGATGAAAGCCTATATGGAGTAGATGAAGTTCTGGCATTTTCCATTGTGAACATTTACGGATCGATCGGGTTTACGAACTACGGTTACATCGACAAAGAAAAACCCGGAATCCTTAAACGATTGAATGATAAATCAACCGGTGAATGCCATACCTTTTTAGATGACATCGTCGGAGCGATTTCCGCCGCGGCTTCAAGCAGACTTGCTCACCGCGCGCGGCATACAGAATAAGGGCACCCTTTTAGGGCGCCCTTTTTTCAAATGTATGGAATCCATTCAGTCAGAGAGTCAATGGCGTGAGTCGGTTTTTCCATATCGTCTGTCATATGTTCTCTTTTCGTTACGCCTGTGTGAACGAGCAGCGTATCCATACCCGCGTTAATGCCGGCCATAATATCAGTGGCGTAGTTGTCGCCGACCATGAGTGTTTCAGACACATCTGTGCCGAGAACGCGCATCGCCTGCTCCATAATAATTGATTCCGGCTTGCCGATAAATACAGGCTGTACACCTGTAGATACGGTTAACACCGATGTCAGTGAGCCGTTTCCCGGCAGGAGCCCTCTTTCAGTCGGAATCGCAATATCTCCGTTAGTGGAAATAAAGCGGGCGCCATTTCTGATTGCCAGGCAGCCAACAGCAAATTTTTCGTATGTAATGGAACGGTCGATGCCAACAACGACAAAATCCGCGTTTTCTCCGCCAAATGTCAGGCCGTTTTCTTCAATCGCCTGGCGGATTCCTTCCTCCCCAATCACATACACAGACGCGTCTTTTTTCTGCTGTGCAATGTGCTGGGCAGTTGCCATGCTGGTCGTGAAGACCTGCTCTTCTGTTGCCGGAATATCAAAAGACACGAGCTTGTCCGCTACCTGCTTCGGTGTGCGCGAAGAGTTGTTTGTCACGAAAAGATAAGGAACGCCGCGATCTTTCAGCGTTCTGACAAATTCACACGCCTCCTCGATTTTTTCCGTGCCATTGTACATCGTTCCGTCTAAATCAATTAAATACCCTTTATATGTTTTCATATCCAACACTCCTGTGGCTTTCCAGTTGTTATTTAAACGCGGAAACAGGTCCTAGCTCTGTTTCCAAATAGCTTCTGATCCGTTTCGGGAAGTCCTGAAGAGCTGTTTGATGCGCCTTGATCAGCCTGTAAAGCTCGCCGCTGTCAGCGAGCAGATACTGTTGAACCAACGTTTTGCGGTAGGCGATCAATTTTTTGAGCTCATCACCCTCTTTTTCCGTGACAACTTTCTCATCAACAAGTATATCCATAATGTCGTCATAGCTGCCCGGGTCCCGCATAATAAAGCCGTCAATCATGTCATTGCCTGTATCCAAAATGCATTCGATTAACAGATGGCCTATACGCTGAAGTGCCAATTCCCCGATTTCAGACTGCCAGTCTGTTTGTGAGTCAAATAGCGCCAGCTGGTGCTCGAAGAACCCTAGTGTTTTTTCGATTTTGCTTCTGTCAACAAAATACATGACAGCATCCCCTTTGTGTATATTTATTTTCTGATCCGTTTCAAGACAAAATACGCACAGCCGAAATTGCAGTATTCGTAAATATATTCATCTAATGTGCTGATTTTCGTTTCGAAGGTTGCCTTTTGATTCTGGTCGTCAAAGAAGCCCTTGAGCCTTAACTGACCGTATCCCCAGTCTCCCACAATATAATCGTATTTATTTAATATATCGGAGTAGCGGGCTTTAAAAGCCTCTTCGTTGAAGCCGTCTTTGAAATTGTGCACCAATTCAAATTCGGCATTTTGAATAAGAATCATGATCTCACCTCTTTTTTCACTCATTCCTATCATAATTCATTGCCCCGTCCCCATCAATTGCTAAAGAATAAATCATGCGATTTGGCTACCCTACACATGAGGAGGGATTGATAAATGAAACGAACCGCTGTCAGCCTCTGCCTGCTGACCGGACTATTATCCGGGTGCGGAGGCGCAGGATTGGATAATGCCCAAAATGTCCGGAATCAGACGCAGAATCAAACCAAACCCATTCATGTGTCGGACCGCAACGAGGCTTTTAACAGGCATAATGAGAACGAACAATTTGGCTATGTCCGCTATCAAAAAGAACAATTTGACGGAGAACAGCAGAAAACGCCGGTGATGAACCGGGAAGAAACCGCTCACATGATATCAAGTTTAACGGTTCAGCTCCCCCATATTCAAGATGCTGCGACATTGGTGACTGACCGAGAAGCGCTTGTCGTATACAAAACCGATTCTAAAAACCGGGAGCTGACCGCCGATCAGGTGAAAAAAACAGCGGCTTCTGTGATACCGCGATACTATCACGTGTATATTTCCGATAATCCAAACCATATGCAATCCGTCGAAAATTACAGCAATCTCGGCTCTGGTTCAAGGGATATTAGAGAGATCATGTCGGGGACGATTCAAGAAATGAAAACCTCCCCGCAAGGAAGCCCTGTCTCAGAGAATGAAAATGCCAATGGAGAAACGCGTCAGGACATGAAAATCGATAGGAATGACAAAAACGCCAGATGATCTGGCGTTTTGGCATTATGCTTGTGCTTGACGCTTTTTAGATGCTTCGTTTACTTGTTCATCCGCATGGTAAGAGGAACGGACAAGCGGACCGGCTTCACAATGGCTGAAGCCTTTTTGCATCGCGATTTCTTTTAATTCTGCAAATTCATCAGGATGGTAGTATTTTTGGACTTTCAAGTGTTTCTTCGTCGGCTGCAGATATTGGCCGATTGCCATAATATCCACGTTGTTCGCCAAGAGGTCGTCCATTACTTCAATAATCTCTTCTTTTGTTTCGCCGAGTCCGATCATGATACTTGATTTTGTCGGAATGTCAGGCTGCATTTCCTTCGCACGGCGCAAAAATTCCAATGAACGGTCGTACGTCGCACGCGCGCGGACTCTTGGCGTCAGGCGGCGAACCGTTTCGATATTGTGATTCAGGATGTCTGGGCGTGTATCCATCAAGGTTTTTAGGTTATCGTAGTTTCCGCCCATATCAGACGGCAGCACCTCAATTGTTGTGAACGGGCTTTTTCTGCGGATCGCACGGACAGTTTCCGCGAAAATGCCTGCCCCGCCATCTTTCTGATCGTCACGCGCAACAGCCGTAATGACCGCGTGTTTCAAATTCATAAGCGCGACTGAATCCGCTACGCGTTCCGGCTCTTGCAGATCAAGCTCAGTTGGAAGGCCTGTTTTGACAGCACAGAAACGGCATGCTCTTGTACAAACAGAACCTAAAATCATAAATGTCGCTGTACGTCTGACCGCCCAGCATTCATGAATATTCGGACACTTTGCTTCTTCGCATACGGTATGCAGGTTGTTTTCCCGCATGAGTTTTTTGAGCCCTGTATAGTTTTCATTTGTATTTAATTTAATTTTAAGCCATTCGGGCTTTCTGAGGTGTTCGTCTTTCTTTGCCAATTCCCATCATCTCCAATATCCAATATACTCAATTTCTGACACGAAACATTCTGAAAACGAGAAAGGTGCAGGTTTTAGTTCTGCAACAAAAATAATGTTTTTCTAACTAAAGAAAGTCTTTTCTTTAGACACTTTAACATAGGAAAAATTTCTCGACAAGGGAAGATGATTACTGACATTTTTAAGCCGGGTTGCCGCAAACTATGTGTATTCAATATGAAAGGAGATTATTTTGTGAAAGTTTTGTTATCCGCTCTTCTTCTCCTTTTGTTTGCATTTGAGCCTTCTGCGTCTGGAAAAAAACTTTCAGATCCAGTGCTGTCGAAACGGATGGAATTATATCATAAAATCGAAGCTGTGACGCAGATCCCTTGGTATGCGCTCGCCGCTGTTGATCAATACGAAGAAAACGTGCGGAGCAACCGGAAAGATCTGCCTGAAAAGGCGGGAATCATCAGCATCTATATACCCGATGATATCTGGAGCGGGCCTGAAAACCCGAATCCGAAAGACGATGCGCCGTTAAGCATTAAAGTGTTTGACGGAATCGGAATGGATGGCGATGGAGACGGGAAAGCCGAGGTCAGCAACGATGAAGATATCTTGTATACGTTCAGCCAATACTTACTGTCGTATGGCACAGATGAAGACAACATCCGGATCGGGCTTTGGAATTATTACCGGCGTGATCAGACAGTGGGGATTATATCTGAATTCATGAAGCTGTTTAAAGCCTACGGCCATATTGATCTGGGCGAGCATGCATTCCCGCTTCCGATCAGAACCGATTACAGCTACCGAAGCACGTGGGGAGATGCCCGCGGCTTCGGTGGAAGGCGGATTCATGAAGGTACGGATATCTTTGCCCATTACGGCCTTCCTGTCAAATCCACATGTTACGGCGTAGTTGAAATGAAGGGCTGGAACCGCTTCGGAGGATGGAGAATCGGCATCAGGGACATTAACAATACGTATCATTATTTTGCCCATCTCAATGGGTTTGCCAAAGGGATTAAAACAGGACAAATCGTTGAGCCTGGCCAAGTGATCGGATCAGT from Bacillus subtilis subsp. subtilis str. 168 encodes the following:
- the lytH gene encoding sporulation-specific L-Ala-D-Glu endopeptidase (Evidence 2a: Function from experimental evidences in other organisms; PubMedId: 12813075; Product type cp : cell process), which produces MKVLLSALLLLLFAFEPSASGKKLSDPVLSKRMELYHKIEAVTQIPWYALAAVDQYEENVRSNRKDLPEKAGIISIYIPDDIWSGPENPNPKDDAPLSIKVFDGIGMDGDGDGKAEVSNDEDILYTFSQYLLSYGTDEDNIRIGLWNYYRRDQTVGIISEFMKLFKAYGHIDLGEHAFPLPIRTDYSYRSTWGDARGFGGRRIHEGTDIFAHYGLPVKSTCYGVVEMKGWNRFGGWRIGIRDINNTYHYFAHLNGFAKGIKTGQIVEPGQVIGSVGSSGYGPPGTAGKFPPHLHYGMYKDNGRTEWSFDPYPHLRAWERYEYQKKK
- the yutD gene encoding hypothetical protein (Evidence 4: Unknown function but conserved in other organisms; PubMedId: 12770717, 27907199), giving the protein MILIQNAEFELVHNFKDGFNEEAFKARYSDILNKYDYIVGDWGYGQLRLKGFFDDQNQKATFETKISTLDEYIYEYCNFGCAYFVLKRIRK
- the yutE gene encoding hypothetical protein (Evidence 4: Unknown function but conserved in other organisms; PubMedId: 27907199), whose product is MYFVDRSKIEKTLGFFEHQLALFDSQTDWQSEIGELALQRIGHLLIECILDTGNDMIDGFIMRDPGSYDDIMDILVDEKVVTEKEGDELKKLIAYRKTLVQQYLLADSGELYRLIKAHQTALQDFPKRIRSYLETELGPVSAFK
- the cotNH gene encoding spore coat-associated protein (Evidence 1a: Function from experimental evidences in the studied strain; PubMedId: 15231775, 22882546; Product type cp: cell process), whose product is MVKGTIKEKYGIHIRQLSMYQHTYQCFQTPNSYFLIVPVSQFSETELAELYYMSQYLQEQSDPYVSVFIFTKEGELTFEHEGKTYALLKAAPPYSNRAFSIGAELAEFHRKGRGYPYEVKAAGRIGQWKDLWGKRIDQLEAFWQRKVQTPPHEPFDKKMIESFPYYLGLSENAIQYLVDTELDDKPQAADSGTICHQRMERHTWSPESLIRIPADWVFDHASRDLAEYMRHTFLHHRQDFNQQGFLFLQEYEQVTPLSSFSKRLLYSRLLFPLHYFEIVESYYMSSESEKHYFEEQLDFILNDCGRYEQFLNTAQEFMNMRAQKLFVPRVSWLGKGSSR
- the yutC gene encoding putative sporulation-related lipoprotein (Evidence 3: Putative function from multiple computational evidences; Product type lp: lipoprotein); this encodes MKRTAVSLCLLTGLLSGCGGAGLDNAQNVRNQTQNQTKPIHVSDRNEAFNRHNENEQFGYVRYQKEQFDGEQQKTPVMNREETAHMISSLTVQLPHIQDAATLVTDREALVVYKTDSKNRELTADQVKKTAASVIPRYYHVYISDNPNHMQSVENYSNLGSGSRDIREIMSGTIQEMKTSPQGSPVSENENANGETRQDMKIDRNDKNAR
- the nucF gene encoding 5' nucleotidase, promiscuous (Evidence 1a: Function from experimental evidences in the studied strain; PubMedId: 15664928, 16766528, 27907199; Product type e: enzyme), which gives rise to MKTYKGYLIDLDGTMYNGTEKIEEACEFVRTLKDRGVPYLFVTNNSSRTPKQVADKLVSFDIPATEEQVFTTSMATAQHIAQQKKDASVYVIGEEGIRQAIEENGLTFGGENADFVVVGIDRSITYEKFAVGCLAIRNGARFISTNGDIAIPTERGLLPGNGSLTSVLTVSTGVQPVFIGKPESIIMEQAMRVLGTDVSETLMVGDNYATDIMAGINAGMDTLLVHTGVTKREHMTDDMEKPTHAIDSLTEWIPYI
- the yutG gene encoding putative phosphatidylglycerophosphatase (Evidence 3: Putative function from multiple computational evidences; PubMedId: 22333191; Product type e: enzyme), which encodes MSENEQFSQMEAKARARMKERGVEVSDIAELVFFLQKKYHPDLTIDECTLNVNRVLAKREVQNAILTGIELDVLAEQKKLSEPLQTMLEIDESLYGVDEVLAFSIVNIYGSIGFTNYGYIDKEKPGILKRLNDKSTGECHTFLDDIVGAISAAASSRLAHRARHTE
- the lipA gene encoding lipoyl synthase (lipoic acid synthetase) (Evidence 2a: Function from experimental evidences in other organisms; PubMedId: 15362861, 16835858, 19028902, 19820084, 25341020; Product type e: enzyme) — translated: MAKKDEHLRKPEWLKIKLNTNENYTGLKKLMRENNLHTVCEEAKCPNIHECWAVRRTATFMILGSVCTRACRFCAVKTGLPTELDLQEPERVADSVALMNLKHAVITAVARDDQKDGGAGIFAETVRAIRRKSPFTTIEVLPSDMGGNYDNLKTLMDTRPDILNHNIETVRRLTPRVRARATYDRSLEFLRRAKEMQPDIPTKSSIMIGLGETKEEIIEVMDDLLANNVDIMAIGQYLQPTKKHLKVQKYYHPDEFAELKEIAMQKGFSHCEAGPLVRSSYHADEQVNEASKKRQAQA